From a single Anomaloglossus baeobatrachus isolate aAnoBae1 chromosome 4, aAnoBae1.hap1, whole genome shotgun sequence genomic region:
- the LOC142302982 gene encoding olfactory receptor 11L1-like, producing the protein MPENNLTGVEDFFLLGFQGSENLRMLLFFLLLVVYSVTICGNLLIITLVSTSKNLHTPMYFFISQLSINDILLPTDIVPNLLHVLLNNGATITFISCMAQLYFFCIAEASECLLLTVMSYDRYMAICNPLRYVSIMTGTMCVKFVFTVWLLSFFASFMNTIIISGLKFCGPNIIDHLFCDLVPLEDIACSDSFPIKLQIYLLSIPFVGIPSLIIIISYINIVRAVLQMQSNISRQKAFSTCSSHLTVVSIFYMSLSSVYTLPKSRQTSNGNKFLSLLYTVFTPLINPIIYSFRNRDIKKAMQEIIPKSL; encoded by the coding sequence ATGCCGGAGAACAATCTCACAGGGGTCGAGGATTTTTTTCTCTTAGGCTTTCAAGGCAGTGAAAATTTGAGAAtgcttttgttctttttgctcCTTGTGGTTTACAGTGTGACAATCTGTGGAAATCTACTAATCATCACCTTGGTGTCCACCAGCAAGAACCTCCACACTCCGATGTACTTCTTCATCTCACAACTGTCCATCAATGACATCTTGCTTCCCACAGATATTGTACCCAACTTGCTTCATGTCCTACTAAATAATGGGGCAACCATAACATTTATCAGCTGTATGGCCCAGTTGTATTTCTTCTGTATTGCTGAAGCTTCTGAATGTCTTCTCCTCACAGTGATGTCCTATGACCGATATATGGCCATCTGTAATCCCCTCCGTTATGTCTCCATCATGACAGGCACAATGTGTGTGAAGTTTGTCTTCACTGTCTGGTTACTTAGTTTTTTTGCTTCATTCATGAACACTATAATAATATCAGGGCTAAAGTTCTGTGGTCCAAACATCATTGACCATCTGTTCTGTGATCTTGTTCCTTTAGAGGACATTGCCTGTTCTGATTCATTTCCTATAAAACTACAAATATATTTATTAAGCATACCATTTGTGGGTATTCCCAGCCTAATAATTATTATTTCCTATATAAACATTGTACGTGCCGTCTTACAGATGCAATCCAATATCAGTAGacagaaagccttctccacctgcagctcccacctcactGTGGTCTCTATATTTTATATGAGTCTTTCCAGTGTGTATACTCTTCCAAAAAGTAGACAAACTTCCAACGGTAATAAATTCCTATCACTATTATATACTGTATTTACTCCGTTGATAAATCCCATAATATACAGCTTTAGAAACAGAGATATTAAGAAAGCCATGCAAGAAATCATTCCGAAATCTCTGTAA